GTACATTCTCTCAAAAACCGTGCTATTTACAACTCGGAGCGATTCCGTGAGAGAGTCGAAATGAGAGCGGTGCAATGGGCGGCAGTATAGAACAGTTCCTTCAAGAGCTCGAGCGGGGCCTTGGCCGGACTATGGTCTCGGTCAACAAGGAGTTGACGATGCGTGAGCGCATCAAGCGCTCTTGGTCGATGCGCCAATGTGCTCGCTTCCTGAACATCAGCCATCAGCATCTGACGAAGTTCGCTAAGGACAATGAGGATTTTCCTGCCGGCAAACATGTAGGGCGCGAGCGTGTTTTCACGCTGACGGAGCTGACGCACATCCGGGCTTTGATGGCTGCCTCAGCAAAGCGGCCTGATCACTTTCTTGCTTGGCGTAAACCCGACGATCCTTTGCCCGTCATTTCATTTGCAAGTCAGAAAGGTGGGACGGCCAAGTCGCTGAGTGCCGCGCACTTCGCTCAGTACCTGAGTCTGCACTACGGCATGCGAGTCGGCGTCATGGACGCTGACCCCCAGAGCACGATCACGCTCTATTTTGTCGGCGGTGAAGAAATGCCAACTTTGCCAGATGACGAAACTCCGACGATGGTTGACTTCGCGGGTCTGTTTCAGACCGACGAGTCCATCCCTTACACTGACTATGATGCTGAGACGCTTGACGGGTTCTTCAAGAAAACCTCCTGGCCTGGCGTGCGGCTAGTACCTGCGCATGGCGAAACCTCCGAAGGCGAAATTCAGATCGCGAGGTTGTTGCGAGCGGGCACCCCGGAAAAGCGGTTCTACAGGTTCTTAAGAGACTCCTTAGATCGTTGGAAAGAGGGACATCCACCGGTCACCCGTCCGAATGAGCTTGTGAGTAACGGTAGGGTCGACCAAGCGAAGCTTGAAAGTGCCCTTAATGAGACCTTGGACTGCATCATTATCGACTATCAGCCCGCGCTGACACTGTTCCAGCTGAACAATGTGATGG
The sequence above is drawn from the Marinibacterium anthonyi genome and encodes:
- the repA_3 gene encoding Plasmid partitioning protein RepA, whose product is MGGSIEQFLQELERGLGRTMVSVNKELTMRERIKRSWSMRQCARFLNISHQHLTKFAKDNEDFPAGKHVGRERVFTLTELTHIRALMAASAKRPDHFLAWRKPDDPLPVISFASQKGGTAKSLSAAHFAQYLSLHYGMRVGVMDADPQSTITLYFVGGEEMPTLPDDETPTMVDFAGLFQTDESIPYTDYDAETLDGFFKKTSWPGVRLVPAHGETSEGEIQIARLLRAGTPEKRFYRFLRDSLDRWKEGHPPVTRPNELVSNGRVDQAKLESALNETLDCIIIDYQPALTLFQLNNVMASTSLIIPQTMKGFDIATLSTFVTGLLTMLRHIFATDRIDMGGAAHMLLPTIVQRTNEQDLTQVGNLLENCPDEVLPVFYLRSDAISNASDVYQSVYEYDPDTPGKRKGINRFIENADAVNDAIVSRLWPGLERGYAEDWMQNFYNFEEEAE